Proteins encoded in a region of the Phacochoerus africanus isolate WHEZ1 chromosome 8, ROS_Pafr_v1, whole genome shotgun sequence genome:
- the SFN gene encoding 14-3-3 protein sigma, with the protein MERASVIQKAKLAEQAERYEDMAAFMKSAVEKGEELSCEERNLLSVAYKNVVGGQRAAWRVLSSIEQKSNEEGSEEKGPEVREYREKVEKELRGVCDTVLGLLNTHLIKEAGDAESRVFYLKMKGDYYRYLAEVATGDDKKRIIDSARSAYQEAMDISKKEMPPTNPIRLGLALNFSVFHYEIANSPEEAISLAKTTFDEAMADLHTLSEDSYKDSTLIMQLLRDNLTLWTADNAGEEGGEAPEEPQS; encoded by the coding sequence ATGGAGAGAGCCAGTGTGATCCAGAAGGCCAAGTTGGCCGAGCAGGCTGAACGCTATGAGGACATGGCAGCCTTCATGAAGAGCGCCGTGGAAAAGGGTGAGGAGCTGTCTTGCGAAGAGCGCAACCTGCTCTCAGTGGCCTACAAGAATGTGGTGGGTGGTCAGCGGGCTGCGTGGAGGGTCCTGTCCAGTATTGAGCAGAAGAGCAATGAGGAAGGCTCGGAAGAGAAGGGCCCTGAGGTGCGAGAATATCGGGAGAAGGTGGAGAAGGAGCTCCGGGGTGTGTGTGACACGGTGCTTGGCTTGCTGAACACCCATCTCATCAAGGAGGCCGGTGACGCCGAGAGTCGGGTCTTCTACCTGAAAATGAAGGGTGACTACTACCGTTACCTGGCTGAGGTGGCCACGGGGGACGACAAGAAGCGCATCATCGACTCGGCCCGCTCCGCCTACCAGGAGGCCATGGACATCAGCAAGAAAGAGATGCCGCCCACCAACCCCATCCGCCTGGGCCTGGCCCTGAACTTTTCTGTCTTCCACTATGAGATCGCCAACAGCCCAGAGGAGGCCATCTCCCTGGCCAAGACCACCTTCGACGAGGCCATGGCTGACCTGCACACTCTCAGCGAGGACTCCTATAAAGACAGCACCCTCATCATGCAGCTGCTGCGGGACAACCTGACGCTGTGGACGGCCGACAACGCTGGGGAAGAGGGGGGCGAGGCGCCTGAGGAGCCCCAGAGCTGA